A window of the Zeugodacus cucurbitae isolate PBARC_wt_2022May chromosome 4, idZeuCucr1.2, whole genome shotgun sequence genome harbors these coding sequences:
- the LOC105212036 gene encoding uncharacterized protein LOC105212036 encodes MADTELILKIINAVKQHDCLWNVHSSEYAKRDKLEKAWHEVSVNVGRPDVFCREKWRNVRTGFLRSIQYNTNIRSDYGDSTEDLPTPRRKRFYLYDEMKFILPSTETIGQTKKRRKHSRATKTRISLEDPSGDNGDTSNIPTSFTTTDDTKHYNNNDTNQNTNVAYPEILNELQLTANSSKSLTRQSDVGITMKVNQQSPPLRVDEEKSEQMKHEASLNVSSGATKCEVGNNTILGESFNVSTNRGECDNRDEEQLLAFFRGNIDDILSLPRHKQRLFKRRMLELIDDLHRPENGISNRYCS; translated from the exons ATGGCTGACACCGAACTTattctgaaaataataaatgctgTAAAGCAACATGATTGTTTATGGAATGTGCACTCTTCAGAATATGCTAAGCGAGACAAATTAGAAAAAGCTTGGCATGAAGTTTCTGTTAATGTGGGCAGACCAG ACGTTTTTTGTCGCGAAAAATGGAGAAATGTTCGTACTGGCTTCCTACGCAGCATTCAATATAATACTAATATTCGCAGCGACTATGGTGATAGTACCGAAGATTTACCCACACCTCGTCGCAAACGTTTCTATTTGTACGATGAAATGAAATTCATTTTACCGTCAACGGAAACTATAGGACAAACCAAAAAGAGACGAAAACACTCCCGAGCAACAAAAACCAGAATTTCTCTTGAAGATCCTAGTGGAGATAATGGCGATACCTCCAACATACCTACAAGCTTCACTACTACTGATGATACTaagcactacaacaacaatgacaccaATCAAAACACAAATGTTGCTTATccagaaatattaaatgaactcCAACTCACCGCTAACTCTTCTAAGTCATTAACTCGGCAATCTGATGTGGGCATTACAATGAAAGTGAATCAACAATCGCCGCCATTAAGGGTGGATGAAGAAAAATCTGAGCAAATGAAGCACGAAGCATCTTTAAATGTTTCATCAGGTGCAACAAAATGTGAAGTTGGAAATAATACTATTCTTGGAGAGTCGTTCAACGTCAGCACAAATCGTGGTGAATGTGACAATCGCGATGAGGAACAGCTGCTTGCATTTTTCCGTGGCAATATCGATGATATACTGTCACTTCCTCGACATAAGCAACGCTTGTTTAAGCGACGCATGCTGGAACTAATAGATGATCTACATCGACCGGAAAATGGTATTTCTAACCGTTATTGTTCGTGA
- the Npepps_1 gene encoding puromycin-sensitive aminopeptidase isoform X1 produces MYTNALKAGCRTAMHAWKFKNELGKLRIDLAKANTEFTQHLLKAVSCNSPVNLTRFIKKTHRIKLSFVRQRIPESQSKSKFLQEFSIAFRPRLHSDYHCYRKLTAIDIALIVSKQPASQLPCFVYPKINCASLLSFESSLCTENCHLCEHLDSAISSKQYVKQQKQFYRDFSSTSLGAPLKYTEAPLLGDLCQKYGFVISRTSADVGVNYVPGHRLEIRRNMSTSPQKEFKRLPTDVVPTHYVLELKPNLEAFTFEGNTSVHIKICEATKSITLNALDITINKIDLELNGEILQPSNITYSTDNETATLIFDQELPASSCGVLKMSFAGELNDKMKGFYRSKYFTPGGEERYAGVTQFEATDARRCFPCWDEPAIKATFDIALIVPQDRVALSNMPEIQEEKLENNLRRIRFDRTPIMSTYLVAVVVGEYDYVEGKSEDGIIVRVFTPIGKKEQGLFALEVATKVLPYYKSYFNIAYPLPKMDLIAISDFSAGAMENWGLVTYRETFVLVDPKNTSLMRKQSIALTVGHEIAHQWFGNLVTMEWWTHLWLNEGYASFVEFLCVNHLFPEYDIWTQFVTDMYTRALELDSLKNSHPIEVPVGHPCEIDEIFDEISYNKGASVIRMLHDYIGEEDFRKGMNIYLTRHQYKNTFTEDLWTALQEASSKPVAKVMSTWIKLKGFPVVSVESVQQGDNQRVLKLTQNKFTADGSAPDGDYTWVIPVTISTSRDPEKIAKTFLLDQKSMEVVLDNVSADDWVKINPGTVGFYRTRYSKEMLEKLLPAVRQMELPPLDRLGLIDDMFAMVQAGQASTAEVLKLIDSYRNETNYTVWTAITNSLANLHILISHTDLMEDFNRYGEKLYRPVADRLGWDVREGENHLDTLLRSLVLSRLVSFRCKDIIAEAQKRFAKHADGTNPIPADLRSTCYKAVLQNGDEKIFNEMLQLYRSTDLHEEQDRISRALGCIGNVNILRKVIDFAMSGEVRAQDSVFVIVAVAVNPKGRDMAWEFFKDNNQKLLQQYQGSFLLTRLIKYLIENFASEERATEVENYFKENQFPGTERTVSQAVETIRLNANWLNRDLDSLTAYLKNQ; encoded by the exons ATGTATACTAATGCATTAAAAGCTGGTTGCCGGACAGCAATGCACGCTTGGAAATTCAAAAACG AGTTGGGAAAATTACGTATAGATTTGGCAAAAGCAAATACCGAGTTCACTCAACATTTATTGAAAG CTGTCAGTTGCAATAGTCCCGTTAACTTGACTCGATTCATCAAAAAAACACACCgcataaaattaagttttgtaCGACAACGAATACCGGAGTCCCAGTCAAAATCAAAGTTTTTGCAAGAGTTTTCGATTGCATTTCGTCCCCGTTTGCATTCGGATTACCATTGTTATCGCAAATTAACTGCTATTGATATTGCTCTAATTGTGTCGaaacagccagccagccagttgCCTTGCTTTGTGTatccaaaaataaattgtgCTTCATTATTATCATTTGAAAGTTCTTTATGTACAGAAAACTGTCATTTGTGTGAACATCTGGATAGTGCAATTTCATCAAAGCAATACgtgaaacagcaaaaacaattctATCGCGATTTTTCAAGTACATCTTTGGGAGCACCACTTAAATATACGGAAGCTCCGCTTTTAGGTGACCTCTGCCAAAAGTACGGTTTTGTTATTTCCCGCACTTCCGCCGACGTTGGTGTTAATTACGTTCCAGGTCATCGACTTGAAATTCGCCGAAACATGTCTACATCGCCTCAAAAGGAATTTAAGCGCCTTCCAACCGACGTGGTGCCAACGCACTATGTTTTAGAGTTAAAGCCGAACTTAGAGGCTTTCACTTTCGAGGGCAATACTAGCGTACACATAAAG ATATGTGAGGCGACTAAGAGTATTACTCTGAATGCTTTGGACatcacaataaataaaattgatttggaACTAAATGGCGAGATATTACAACCAAGTAATATTACTTATTCGACTGACAATGAAACTGCCACATTGATTTTCGATCAGGAGCTTCCGGCTTCATCTTGCGGTGTGTTGAAAATGTCGTTCGCTGGAGAACTCAACGATAAGATGAAAGGTTTCTATCGAAGCAAGTATTTTACGCCAGGTGGTGAAGAACGTTATGCTGGGGTCACTCAATTCGAAGCCACTGATGCCAGACGTTGTTTCCCTTGTTGGGACGAACCAGCTATTAAAGCCACTTTCGACATAGCATTAATCGTGCCACAAGATCGGGTGGCACTTTCCAATATGCCTGAGATTCAAGaagaaaaacttgaaaataatttgcGTCGTATACGTTTCGATAGGACCCCAATAATGTCCACGTACTtggtggctgttgttgttggtgaatACGATTATGTCGAAGGTAAATCCGAAGACGGTATAATAGTACGTGTGTTCACACCTATCGGCAAGAAGGAGCAAGGCCTGTTTGCTCTTGAAGTGGCTACCAAAGTTCTGCCTTACTATAAGAGTTATTTCAACATTGCATATCCTCTACCAAAAATGGATTTGATTGCGATATCCGATTTTTCGGCTGGTGCTATGGAGAATTGGGGTCTTGTGACATATCGTGAGACCTTTGTATTGGTGGATCCGAAAAATACTTCTCTTATGCGCAAGCAATCCATTGCCTTAACTGTGGGACACGAGATAGCTCATCAGTGGTTTG GCAATTTGGTTACCATGGAGTGGTGGACGCATTTATGGTTAAATGAAGGCTATGCTTCGTTTGTTGAATTCCTATGTGTCAATCACTTGTTTCCTGAGTATGATATTTGGACGCAATTTGTTACAGACATGTATACGCGCGCATTGGAATTGGATTCGTTGAAGAATTCGCATCCCATTGAAGTGCCAGTGGGACATCCATGTGAGATTGATGAGATCTTCGATGAAATTAGTTATAACAAAGGCGCTTCTGTCATTCGAATGCTTCACGACTATATTGGTGAGGAGGATTTCCGTAAGGGCATGAACATTTACCTGACTCGCCATCAATATAAGAACACCTTTACTGAAGATTTATGGACCGCTTTGCAAGAGGCGAGTTCAAAACCTGTCGCTAAGGTCATGTCCACTTGGATTAAATTGAAAGGTTTTCCAGTAGTAAGTGTGGAGTCTGTGCAACAAGGTGACAATCAGAGGGTCCTAAAATTGACTCAAAATAAGTTCACTGCTGACGGTTCAGCACCGGATGGTGATTACACTTGGGTGATCCCAGTAACAATTTCAACATCGCGTGATCCGGAAAAGATTGCGAAAACTTTCTTGTTGGACCAAAAGTCCATGGAAGTTGTCTTGGACAATGTGAGTGCAGATGACTGGGTAAAAATCAATCCCGGCACAGTTGGTTTCTATCGCACCAGATACTCCAAAGAAATGCTTGAGAAATTATTGCCCGCTGTGCGACAAATGGAATTGCCGCCACTTGACCGTTTGGGATTGATTGACGATATGTTTGCGATGGTGCAAGCAGGTCAAGCAAGCACAGCTGAGGTGCTGAAGCTTATCGATTCCTATCGTAATGAAACTAATTATACCGTGTGGACCGCTATTACCAACTCATTGGCGAACTTGCATATACTGATTTCTCATACTGACTTAATGGAAGATTTTAACCGTTATGGAGAGAAGTTGTATCGACCAGTGGCTGATCGCTTAGGCTGGGACGTGCGGGAAGGCGAAAATCACTTGGACACTTTATTGCGAAGTTTGGTTTTGTCGCGTTTGGTATCATTCCGTTGCAAGGATATCATTGCCGAAGCACAAAAACG GTTTGCTAAGCACGCCGATGGAACGAATCCAATACCCGCTGACTTACGTTCCACATGCTACAAAGCGGTGCTGCAGAACGGTGATGAAAAAATCTTCAACGAGATGCTACAACTCTACCGTTCCACAGATTTGCACGAAGAACAAGATCGTATTTCAAGGGCATTAGGTTGTATTGGCAACGTAAATATCTTACGAAAGGTTATAGATTTCGCCATGTCG GGAGAAGTACGTGCACAGGACTCAGTTTTCGTCATTGTAGCTGTTGCGGTTAATCCAAAAGGTCGTGATATGGCTTGGGAATTCTTCAAAGACAATAATCAGAAGTTATTGCAACAGTATCAG GGTAGTTTCCTGTTGACACGCCTTATCAAGTATCTCATAGAAAATTTCGCTTCGGAGGAACGAGCTACGGAAGTAGAAAACTATTTTAAGGAAAATCAGTTTCCTGGTACAGAGCGTACAGTATCTCAAGCTGTGGAGACTATTCGCCTTAACGCCAACTGGTTGAACCGTGATCTAGATTCATTGACTGCTTATTTGAAAAATCAGTAA
- the Npepps_1 gene encoding puromycin-sensitive aminopeptidase isoform X2 yields the protein MYTNALKAGCRTAMHAWKFKNAVSCNSPVNLTRFIKKTHRIKLSFVRQRIPESQSKSKFLQEFSIAFRPRLHSDYHCYRKLTAIDIALIVSKQPASQLPCFVYPKINCASLLSFESSLCTENCHLCEHLDSAISSKQYVKQQKQFYRDFSSTSLGAPLKYTEAPLLGDLCQKYGFVISRTSADVGVNYVPGHRLEIRRNMSTSPQKEFKRLPTDVVPTHYVLELKPNLEAFTFEGNTSVHIKICEATKSITLNALDITINKIDLELNGEILQPSNITYSTDNETATLIFDQELPASSCGVLKMSFAGELNDKMKGFYRSKYFTPGGEERYAGVTQFEATDARRCFPCWDEPAIKATFDIALIVPQDRVALSNMPEIQEEKLENNLRRIRFDRTPIMSTYLVAVVVGEYDYVEGKSEDGIIVRVFTPIGKKEQGLFALEVATKVLPYYKSYFNIAYPLPKMDLIAISDFSAGAMENWGLVTYRETFVLVDPKNTSLMRKQSIALTVGHEIAHQWFGNLVTMEWWTHLWLNEGYASFVEFLCVNHLFPEYDIWTQFVTDMYTRALELDSLKNSHPIEVPVGHPCEIDEIFDEISYNKGASVIRMLHDYIGEEDFRKGMNIYLTRHQYKNTFTEDLWTALQEASSKPVAKVMSTWIKLKGFPVVSVESVQQGDNQRVLKLTQNKFTADGSAPDGDYTWVIPVTISTSRDPEKIAKTFLLDQKSMEVVLDNVSADDWVKINPGTVGFYRTRYSKEMLEKLLPAVRQMELPPLDRLGLIDDMFAMVQAGQASTAEVLKLIDSYRNETNYTVWTAITNSLANLHILISHTDLMEDFNRYGEKLYRPVADRLGWDVREGENHLDTLLRSLVLSRLVSFRCKDIIAEAQKRFAKHADGTNPIPADLRSTCYKAVLQNGDEKIFNEMLQLYRSTDLHEEQDRISRALGCIGNVNILRKVIDFAMSGEVRAQDSVFVIVAVAVNPKGRDMAWEFFKDNNQKLLQQYQGSFLLTRLIKYLIENFASEERATEVENYFKENQFPGTERTVSQAVETIRLNANWLNRDLDSLTAYLKNQ from the exons ATGTATACTAATGCATTAAAAGCTGGTTGCCGGACAGCAATGCACGCTTGGAAATTCAAAAACG CTGTCAGTTGCAATAGTCCCGTTAACTTGACTCGATTCATCAAAAAAACACACCgcataaaattaagttttgtaCGACAACGAATACCGGAGTCCCAGTCAAAATCAAAGTTTTTGCAAGAGTTTTCGATTGCATTTCGTCCCCGTTTGCATTCGGATTACCATTGTTATCGCAAATTAACTGCTATTGATATTGCTCTAATTGTGTCGaaacagccagccagccagttgCCTTGCTTTGTGTatccaaaaataaattgtgCTTCATTATTATCATTTGAAAGTTCTTTATGTACAGAAAACTGTCATTTGTGTGAACATCTGGATAGTGCAATTTCATCAAAGCAATACgtgaaacagcaaaaacaattctATCGCGATTTTTCAAGTACATCTTTGGGAGCACCACTTAAATATACGGAAGCTCCGCTTTTAGGTGACCTCTGCCAAAAGTACGGTTTTGTTATTTCCCGCACTTCCGCCGACGTTGGTGTTAATTACGTTCCAGGTCATCGACTTGAAATTCGCCGAAACATGTCTACATCGCCTCAAAAGGAATTTAAGCGCCTTCCAACCGACGTGGTGCCAACGCACTATGTTTTAGAGTTAAAGCCGAACTTAGAGGCTTTCACTTTCGAGGGCAATACTAGCGTACACATAAAG ATATGTGAGGCGACTAAGAGTATTACTCTGAATGCTTTGGACatcacaataaataaaattgatttggaACTAAATGGCGAGATATTACAACCAAGTAATATTACTTATTCGACTGACAATGAAACTGCCACATTGATTTTCGATCAGGAGCTTCCGGCTTCATCTTGCGGTGTGTTGAAAATGTCGTTCGCTGGAGAACTCAACGATAAGATGAAAGGTTTCTATCGAAGCAAGTATTTTACGCCAGGTGGTGAAGAACGTTATGCTGGGGTCACTCAATTCGAAGCCACTGATGCCAGACGTTGTTTCCCTTGTTGGGACGAACCAGCTATTAAAGCCACTTTCGACATAGCATTAATCGTGCCACAAGATCGGGTGGCACTTTCCAATATGCCTGAGATTCAAGaagaaaaacttgaaaataatttgcGTCGTATACGTTTCGATAGGACCCCAATAATGTCCACGTACTtggtggctgttgttgttggtgaatACGATTATGTCGAAGGTAAATCCGAAGACGGTATAATAGTACGTGTGTTCACACCTATCGGCAAGAAGGAGCAAGGCCTGTTTGCTCTTGAAGTGGCTACCAAAGTTCTGCCTTACTATAAGAGTTATTTCAACATTGCATATCCTCTACCAAAAATGGATTTGATTGCGATATCCGATTTTTCGGCTGGTGCTATGGAGAATTGGGGTCTTGTGACATATCGTGAGACCTTTGTATTGGTGGATCCGAAAAATACTTCTCTTATGCGCAAGCAATCCATTGCCTTAACTGTGGGACACGAGATAGCTCATCAGTGGTTTG GCAATTTGGTTACCATGGAGTGGTGGACGCATTTATGGTTAAATGAAGGCTATGCTTCGTTTGTTGAATTCCTATGTGTCAATCACTTGTTTCCTGAGTATGATATTTGGACGCAATTTGTTACAGACATGTATACGCGCGCATTGGAATTGGATTCGTTGAAGAATTCGCATCCCATTGAAGTGCCAGTGGGACATCCATGTGAGATTGATGAGATCTTCGATGAAATTAGTTATAACAAAGGCGCTTCTGTCATTCGAATGCTTCACGACTATATTGGTGAGGAGGATTTCCGTAAGGGCATGAACATTTACCTGACTCGCCATCAATATAAGAACACCTTTACTGAAGATTTATGGACCGCTTTGCAAGAGGCGAGTTCAAAACCTGTCGCTAAGGTCATGTCCACTTGGATTAAATTGAAAGGTTTTCCAGTAGTAAGTGTGGAGTCTGTGCAACAAGGTGACAATCAGAGGGTCCTAAAATTGACTCAAAATAAGTTCACTGCTGACGGTTCAGCACCGGATGGTGATTACACTTGGGTGATCCCAGTAACAATTTCAACATCGCGTGATCCGGAAAAGATTGCGAAAACTTTCTTGTTGGACCAAAAGTCCATGGAAGTTGTCTTGGACAATGTGAGTGCAGATGACTGGGTAAAAATCAATCCCGGCACAGTTGGTTTCTATCGCACCAGATACTCCAAAGAAATGCTTGAGAAATTATTGCCCGCTGTGCGACAAATGGAATTGCCGCCACTTGACCGTTTGGGATTGATTGACGATATGTTTGCGATGGTGCAAGCAGGTCAAGCAAGCACAGCTGAGGTGCTGAAGCTTATCGATTCCTATCGTAATGAAACTAATTATACCGTGTGGACCGCTATTACCAACTCATTGGCGAACTTGCATATACTGATTTCTCATACTGACTTAATGGAAGATTTTAACCGTTATGGAGAGAAGTTGTATCGACCAGTGGCTGATCGCTTAGGCTGGGACGTGCGGGAAGGCGAAAATCACTTGGACACTTTATTGCGAAGTTTGGTTTTGTCGCGTTTGGTATCATTCCGTTGCAAGGATATCATTGCCGAAGCACAAAAACG GTTTGCTAAGCACGCCGATGGAACGAATCCAATACCCGCTGACTTACGTTCCACATGCTACAAAGCGGTGCTGCAGAACGGTGATGAAAAAATCTTCAACGAGATGCTACAACTCTACCGTTCCACAGATTTGCACGAAGAACAAGATCGTATTTCAAGGGCATTAGGTTGTATTGGCAACGTAAATATCTTACGAAAGGTTATAGATTTCGCCATGTCG GGAGAAGTACGTGCACAGGACTCAGTTTTCGTCATTGTAGCTGTTGCGGTTAATCCAAAAGGTCGTGATATGGCTTGGGAATTCTTCAAAGACAATAATCAGAAGTTATTGCAACAGTATCAG GGTAGTTTCCTGTTGACACGCCTTATCAAGTATCTCATAGAAAATTTCGCTTCGGAGGAACGAGCTACGGAAGTAGAAAACTATTTTAAGGAAAATCAGTTTCCTGGTACAGAGCGTACAGTATCTCAAGCTGTGGAGACTATTCGCCTTAACGCCAACTGGTTGAACCGTGATCTAGATTCATTGACTGCTTATTTGAAAAATCAGTAA
- the LOC105212014 gene encoding ATP synthase subunit b, mitochondrial has protein sequence MLSRTALLSVQRPLGVLAMRSASAAGSGDQVARRERPEHPGKVRLGFIPEEWFQFFYNKTGVTGPYTFGVGLLTYLCSKEIYVMEHEYYSGLSLAIMAIVAVKKLGPTVAAWTDKEIDKIENEWKSGREEELQNLADAIEAEKKEQWRAEGALLLMDAKKENIALQLEAAFRERAMNVYNEVKRRLDYQVECRHIERRINQKHMVNWIVNNVLGSITPQQEKETLDKCIADLSALAVRAK, from the exons atgttgtcaAGAACCGCTTTACTTTcag TTCAACGTCCTTTGGGCGTTCTAGCTATGAGATCAGCTAGTGCGGCCGGTTCAGGTGATCAAGTTGCTCGCCGTGAGCGTCCGGAACATCCTGGAAAAGTTCGCTTAGGTTTCATTCCAGAAGAGTGGTTCCAGTTTTTCTACAATAAGACTGGTGTCACTGGTCCATACACTTTTGGTGTTGGTCTTCTTACCTACTTATGCTCCAAGGAAATTTACGTTATGGAGCATGAATACTACAGCGGTTTGTCCCTTGCTATTATGGCAATTGTTGCCGTAAAGAAACTGGGACCAACTGTCGCTGCTTGGACTGATAAAGAAATCGAC AAAATCGAAAATGAGTGGAAGTCTGGCCGTGAAGAAGAATTACAAAACCTTGCTGATGCCATCGAAGCCGAGAAGAAGGAACAATGGCGCGCTGAAGGTGCTTTGTTGCTTATGGATGCCAAGAAAGAAAACATTGCATTACAATTGGAGGCCGCATTCCGCGAACGTGCCATGAATGTATATAACGAG GTAAAACGCCGTTTGGACTACCAAGTGGAATGCCGTCACATTGAACGCCGtattaaccaaaaacacatggTGAACTGGATTGTAAACAATGTTCTTGGCTCAATCACTCCTCAGCAAGAAAAGGAAACTCTCGACAAGTGCATCGCTGATTTAAGCGCTCTTGCTGTTCGCGCCAAATAG
- the LOC105212008 gene encoding stress-associated endoplasmic reticulum protein 2 — translation MAPPQRMRVANEKASKYVTMRGNVPKSSKSKDNQYPVGPWLLALFIFVVCGSAIFQIIQSIRAA, via the exons ATGGCCCCACCACAAAGGATGCGTGTCGCCAATGAAAAGGCTAGCAAATACGTGACCATGCGAGGCAACGTTCCAAAGTCATCA AAATCCAAAGATAACCAATACCCTGTTGGACCCTGGCTCTTGGCTCTGTTTATATTCGTGGTTTGCGGCTCtgctatttttcaaataatccaGTCTATTCGAGCAGCGTAA
- the LOC105212001 gene encoding UPF0235 protein C15orf40 homolog, whose translation MRRVFHSFSSVMSKNKSKKSAPVLAVDEKKSNDGPVQLDKSDIGIEGVGVQIAAPPTEGEANAELVKYLSKLLGLRKSDVSLDKGSRSRNKLVMISKGVTTLENINEALRKECES comes from the exons atgCGGCGCGTGTTTCATTCGTTTTCAAGTGTTATGTCAaagaataaaagtaaaaagtctGCTCCCGTCCTTGCCGTAGATGAGAAGAAATCAAATGATGGTCCCGTGCAGTTGGATAAAAGCG ACATAGGAATTGAAGGAGTTGGAGTACAAATTGCAGCACCTCCCACAGAAGGAGAAGCAAACGCAGAGCTAGTGAAATATCTATCCAAACTGTTGGGATTACGGAAAAGTGATGTATCGCTGGACAAAGGATCTCGCTCACGCAATAAATTAGTAATGATTAGTAAAGGAGTTACTACATTGGAGAATATAAATGAAGCATTAAGAAAGGAATGCGAGTCGTAA
- the LOC114803893 gene encoding high affinity copper uptake protein 1-like codes for MSESHQNHGSNKMEMPCPHVMLFHAGHCEQILWKAWTARTILEFSLSAIAIFLLAFLYEGVKFFRQFLLRRALEKLSKNKEKTDVVCSTIAGLKNKQLFKQIIAPQHLLQTLLFLFQVTLSFLLMLIFMSFNYWLCLSILLGLTVGYFLFGWIKDDAYDSDCCN; via the exons ATGTCCGAAAGTCATCAAAACCATGGTAGCAATAAGATGGAAATGCCTTGTCCACATGTGATGCTT TTTCATGCTGGGCACTGCGAGCAAATTTTATGGAAAGCTTGGACTGCAAGAACAATCCTAGAGTTTTCATTGTCTGCCATTGCCATTTTTCTTTTGGCATTTTTATATGAAGGTGTGAAGTTTTTTCGACAGTTCCTTCTTCGCCGGGCGCTAGAAAAACTATCTAAAAACAAAGAGAAGACGGATGTTGTATGTAGCACAATTGCTGGactcaaaaataaacaattgtttAAGCAAATAATAGCACCTCAACATCTTTTACAAACTTTATTGTTCTTATTTCAAGTCACATTATCTTTCCTACTTATGTTAATATTTATGAGTTTTAATTACTGGTTGTGCCTATCAATTTTATTAGGCCTTACAGTTGGATACTTCCTATTCGGTTGGATCAAAGACGATGCTTATGACAGTGATTGTTGCAATTAA